From Psychroflexus torquis ATCC 700755, the proteins below share one genomic window:
- a CDS encoding CocE/NonD family hydrolase, with product MKTSPKTFIISLVLFVLSSTFTQAQDDVLSQLDEIAIIDSKVMMPMRDGIRLATDIYRPKAEGTYPIIFSRTPYNFNTWVDGKRRLREAKRAYDFVKKGYAYVVQNERGRFFSEGEWDILGVPLTDGYDAFEWMKNQPWSNGKIGTLGCSSTAEWQMAVSALDHPSHAAMVPQGFGAGVGKVGDINEQGNWYRGGVEQMLFFSWLYGVEQDKFKPRIPEGASQEDLKRISRFYDLAPKNPPVDMSEALSHLPIQDILKNINGKHEIFDKMIRRKPNDPDWYKGGLYHDTMEIGTPSFWFTSWYDVSITPNLALFNHVRQNSKEAFIRDNQYLVIAPTLHCAYTRASENTVVGERSVGDARLNYDEQITKWFDLWLKEKSNDFKETTPRVQYYTMGSNEWQSAETWPPEDTQMNTFYLNSEGSANSRFGDGKLTMAKAKQDYPDQFTYDPMAPVPSYGGNVCCTGNAIKGGAFDQKEMEARNDILVYSTDILKKDTEVSGFIESTLYISSDVKDTDFTIKLIDVHPDGTAYNLDETIQRVRYREGYEKEVFMEKGEVYKLELTPMSTSNVFKKGHRIRIEISSSNFPRFARNLNTGGNNYDESDGVIAQNKIHHSSQYPSQIRLPIAK from the coding sequence ATGAAAACATCTCCAAAAACATTTATTATTTCTCTAGTCCTTTTTGTTCTTAGCAGCACGTTTACACAAGCTCAAGACGATGTTTTAAGCCAACTTGATGAAATTGCAATAATAGACTCTAAGGTCATGATGCCTATGCGAGATGGTATTCGTTTAGCCACCGATATTTACCGTCCAAAAGCAGAAGGCACCTATCCCATTATTTTTTCAAGAACCCCCTATAATTTCAATACTTGGGTAGATGGCAAACGCCGTCTACGGGAGGCAAAACGGGCTTATGATTTCGTAAAGAAAGGCTACGCCTATGTCGTCCAGAATGAAAGAGGACGGTTTTTTTCTGAAGGCGAATGGGATATTTTGGGAGTTCCACTAACTGATGGTTATGATGCTTTTGAATGGATGAAAAACCAACCTTGGTCTAATGGTAAAATAGGCACACTTGGTTGCTCATCTACTGCAGAATGGCAGATGGCTGTTTCTGCTTTAGATCATCCCTCTCATGCTGCAATGGTACCACAAGGTTTTGGGGCAGGGGTAGGTAAAGTTGGCGATATCAATGAGCAAGGAAATTGGTACCGTGGCGGAGTTGAGCAAATGCTGTTCTTTTCTTGGCTTTATGGCGTTGAACAGGACAAATTTAAACCTAGAATTCCAGAAGGAGCTAGCCAAGAGGATTTAAAGCGAATTTCTAGATTCTATGATCTTGCTCCCAAAAATCCACCAGTTGATATGTCTGAAGCCTTAAGTCATTTACCTATTCAAGACATTTTAAAAAACATCAATGGAAAGCACGAAATTTTTGATAAAATGATTCGTCGCAAACCTAACGACCCAGACTGGTATAAAGGTGGTTTGTATCATGATACTATGGAAATTGGAACCCCAAGCTTTTGGTTCACCTCTTGGTATGATGTCTCCATAACTCCAAATCTGGCTCTTTTTAATCATGTGCGCCAAAATTCTAAAGAGGCCTTTATACGTGATAATCAATATTTAGTCATTGCCCCTACTCTTCATTGTGCTTATACCAGAGCTTCAGAAAACACAGTTGTTGGAGAGCGAAGTGTTGGAGATGCTCGGTTAAATTATGATGAGCAAATAACCAAGTGGTTTGATCTTTGGCTAAAAGAAAAGTCTAATGACTTTAAGGAAACAACCCCAAGAGTTCAATACTACACGATGGGGAGCAACGAATGGCAGTCTGCAGAAACTTGGCCTCCAGAAGATACTCAAATGAACACTTTTTACTTGAATAGCGAAGGCAGTGCTAATAGCCGTTTTGGCGATGGTAAATTAACTATGGCCAAAGCAAAACAAGACTATCCAGACCAGTTCACATACGACCCCATGGCTCCAGTCCCCTCTTATGGTGGTAATGTGTGTTGCACAGGAAATGCTATAAAAGGGGGTGCGTTTGATCAAAAGGAAATGGAAGCCCGCAACGATATTTTAGTGTATTCTACAGATATTCTTAAAAAAGATACCGAAGTCTCTGGATTTATTGAATCTACTTTATATATCTCCTCCGATGTAAAAGACACCGATTTTACCATCAAGCTTATCGATGTTCACCCTGATGGTACCGCATATAATTTAGACGAAACCATACAGCGTGTGAGATACCGCGAAGGCTATGAAAAAGAAGTCTTTATGGAAAAAGGAGAGGTTTACAAATTAGAGTTAACACCTATGTCGACCAGCAATGTATTTAAGAAAGGACACCGCATTCGGATTGAAATTTCTAGCAGTAACTTTCCAAGATTTGCAAGGAACTTGAATACAGGAGGGAACAACTACGACGAGTCTGATGGCGTAATTGCACAAAATAAAATTCATCATTCGAGTCAGTATCCATCACAAATCCGTTTACCTATTGCTAAATAA
- a CDS encoding zinc ribbon domain-containing protein YjdM — translation MSEEMKVCPNCSSAYGYSVGSGIYNCPECSFEWDSKEGETKESEVELHIIIKDANGNPLEDGDSVVIVKDLPVKGFPKAIKAGTKVKNIRIIEGDHNIDCKIKDFGAMALKSEFVKKA, via the coding sequence ATGTCAGAAGAAATGAAAGTATGTCCTAATTGCTCATCTGCATACGGGTATTCAGTTGGAAGTGGAATTTACAATTGTCCTGAATGTAGTTTTGAATGGGATTCTAAGGAAGGCGAAACTAAAGAAAGTGAAGTTGAACTCCATATAATTATCAAGGATGCTAATGGAAATCCCCTTGAAGATGGGGATAGCGTCGTTATTGTAAAAGATCTTCCTGTGAAAGGATTTCCTAAAGCCATTAAAGCAGGCACCAAAGTGAAAAATATTCGGATAATAGAGGGTGATCATAATATCGATTGCAAGATTAAAGATTTCGGAGCCATGGCTTTGAAATCTGAGTTTGTCAAAAAAGCATAG
- a CDS encoding Tll0287-like domain-containing protein codes for MRSLSFLILFVSLLLACKKDPKAYKDDYIKLKSTEINSEEIAAKGKILLENKCYLCHSPSSSQSSRIAPPMVAIKARYLKDAQSKEDFIKDLWSFVEQPSLEKVKLEGAAKRFGLMPYQPYAQKDIEAIASYMFDYQIEEPNWFQNHYKDKHGRTFEQDGKSAAQLAESDQSYAQIGMSYAKSTKATLGKNLMGAIQKEGVMHALSFCNVQAMPLTDSMATKHDAIIKRVSDKNRNPNNKANAQELDYISLYKQILKNGEEPEPIVVEENKKVNFYYPIVTNGMCLKCHGTPGKEIQRDTYDKIKELYPKDKAIGYDVNDVRGMWSISFDKDK; via the coding sequence ATGAGGTCTCTATCTTTCCTAATCCTATTTGTATCGCTTCTTTTGGCTTGCAAGAAAGATCCCAAAGCCTATAAAGACGACTATATTAAATTGAAGTCAACGGAAATAAATTCAGAAGAAATAGCTGCTAAAGGAAAAATACTTTTGGAAAATAAGTGTTATCTATGCCATAGTCCAAGCTCTTCTCAAAGCTCTAGGATTGCTCCACCTATGGTTGCTATAAAAGCAAGGTATCTGAAAGATGCTCAATCTAAAGAGGATTTCATTAAGGATTTATGGTCTTTTGTAGAACAACCAAGCCTTGAAAAAGTAAAGTTAGAAGGGGCTGCAAAACGTTTTGGACTTATGCCCTATCAGCCTTATGCACAAAAAGATATCGAAGCTATTGCTTCCTATATGTTTGACTATCAAATTGAAGAACCCAATTGGTTTCAAAATCATTACAAAGATAAACACGGGAGGACGTTTGAACAAGACGGAAAGTCTGCAGCACAACTTGCTGAATCAGACCAGAGTTATGCCCAGATAGGCATGTCGTATGCCAAGTCTACTAAAGCGACCTTAGGTAAAAATTTGATGGGAGCAATCCAGAAAGAAGGTGTAATGCATGCCTTGTCATTTTGTAATGTACAAGCCATGCCGCTTACAGATTCTATGGCCACTAAGCATGATGCAATTATCAAAAGAGTATCGGATAAAAACAGAAACCCTAATAACAAAGCCAATGCTCAAGAACTGGATTATATTTCGCTTTACAAGCAGATTTTAAAAAATGGCGAAGAGCCAGAGCCCATAGTTGTAGAGGAAAATAAAAAAGTGAATTTCTATTATCCTATTGTGACCAATGGTATGTGTTTAAAATGTCATGGAACTCCAGGAAAAGAAATCCAAAGAGACACCTACGATAAAATCAAAGAGTTATATCCTAAGGATAAAGCTATTGGTTACGATGTTAATGATGTTAGAGGAATGTGGAGTATAAGTTTCGATAAGGATAAATAA
- a CDS encoding peroxiredoxin, whose amino-acid sequence MEDLKQESQIQEVMSIPRIGDQAPDFEAVTTTGNIKMSEFAPEKWIVMFSHPADFTPVCTTEMSGFAERKSEFEALNTELLGLSIDSIHSHIGWVDSVKQNTGVYMDFPIIADIDMKVSKLYGMLQPNESETAAVRAVFFIDPGKKIRLIMYYPLNVGRNMDEILRCLEALQFSDENGAACPLDWKKGDKGIVPPPKTLKDYEARLKDDSVEKTTWYLAKKQF is encoded by the coding sequence ATGGAAGATTTAAAACAAGAAAGTCAAATACAAGAAGTGATGAGCATACCTAGAATTGGAGATCAAGCTCCAGATTTTGAGGCTGTAACAACAACAGGTAATATAAAAATGTCTGAGTTTGCTCCAGAAAAGTGGATTGTTATGTTCTCTCACCCGGCTGATTTTACTCCAGTATGTACTACAGAAATGAGTGGATTTGCTGAACGTAAGTCAGAATTTGAAGCCCTTAATACAGAATTATTAGGCTTGAGTATTGACTCCATCCATTCTCACATTGGTTGGGTAGATAGCGTAAAGCAAAATACTGGAGTCTATATGGATTTTCCAATTATTGCAGATATCGATATGAAAGTTTCCAAACTTTACGGAATGCTGCAGCCAAATGAAAGTGAAACAGCAGCCGTAAGAGCGGTGTTCTTTATCGATCCTGGCAAGAAAATAAGATTAATCATGTATTACCCATTGAATGTTGGTAGAAATATGGATGAAATCTTAAGATGTCTAGAGGCTTTACAATTTTCTGATGAAAATGGAGCAGCATGCCCATTAGACTGGAAAAAAGGGGATAAAGGTATTGTACCACCTCCAAAAACATTAAAGGATTACGAAGCTAGATTGAAAGATGATTCTGTTGAAAAGACAACTTGGTATTTGGCTAAGAAACAATTTTAG
- a CDS encoding sulfite exporter TauE/SafE family protein, with translation MEIIELLGFFGALIIGVVLGLIGGGGSILTVPVLVYLLAEDPVTATAYSLFVVGTASLVGAVRNMQKGLVDIKTAVVFAIPAFITVYLTRMYAVPAIPDSLFSVGGFEVTKNIGIMLFFALIMLLASYSMIKDKNKELKEVEGKGKVKFNYPLIIIEGVVVGALTGIVGAGGGFLIIPALVLLAKLPMKKAVATSLLIIAVKSLIGFLGDVQNIEIDWSFLGLFTGLSVAGIFIGIWLNKFIDGKKLKKGFGWFVFLMGVYIVYKEFTH, from the coding sequence ATGGAAATCATTGAATTATTAGGTTTTTTTGGAGCATTAATTATAGGTGTCGTCCTTGGCCTCATTGGTGGTGGAGGATCAATCCTCACCGTTCCTGTGCTGGTGTATCTCTTGGCGGAAGATCCTGTAACAGCAACTGCATACTCTTTATTTGTGGTGGGTACTGCGAGTCTTGTGGGTGCCGTGCGAAATATGCAAAAAGGATTGGTCGATATTAAAACCGCAGTTGTTTTTGCAATTCCTGCTTTTATAACAGTTTACCTTACTCGAATGTATGCTGTTCCAGCAATTCCTGATTCTCTGTTTAGTGTTGGTGGTTTTGAAGTCACCAAAAACATCGGTATTATGCTCTTTTTTGCATTAATCATGTTACTGGCTTCTTATTCTATGATTAAGGATAAAAATAAAGAACTAAAGGAAGTAGAGGGAAAAGGAAAAGTGAAATTCAATTATCCTTTAATTATTATTGAAGGAGTTGTCGTTGGAGCACTTACGGGAATCGTTGGTGCTGGTGGAGGTTTTCTAATTATTCCAGCTTTGGTGTTACTAGCCAAATTACCTATGAAAAAGGCGGTAGCCACTTCATTGCTTATTATAGCTGTAAAATCCCTTATCGGATTTTTAGGCGATGTACAAAACATTGAAATTGATTGGAGCTTCCTAGGATTATTTACAGGCCTTTCTGTGGCAGGTATATTTATAGGGATTTGGCTAAACAAGTTTATCGATGGAAAAAAACTCAAAAAAGGATTTGGTTGGTTTGTCTTCCTGATGGGCGTTTATATTGTTTATAAAGAGTTTACTCATTAA
- a CDS encoding GatB/YqeY domain-containing protein has translation MALEQEVMQKMKEAMKAKDSVALASLRSIKNEILKAKTATSNKEDMDKTEELKLVQRLVKQRKDSADVYLEQNRKDLADAELAEVEVIEQFLPAQLSEEEVDKEVKAIIQESGATTMKDMGKVMGMASQKLVGKADGKTISKIVKDNLS, from the coding sequence ATGGCACTAGAACAAGAGGTGATGCAAAAAATGAAAGAAGCAATGAAAGCTAAGGATAGCGTTGCTTTGGCATCTTTAAGATCTATTAAAAATGAAATCCTAAAAGCCAAGACCGCTACATCCAATAAGGAAGATATGGATAAGACTGAGGAGCTAAAGTTGGTTCAAAGGTTAGTAAAACAGAGAAAAGATAGCGCCGACGTGTATCTGGAACAAAACAGAAAAGACTTAGCCGATGCAGAACTTGCTGAAGTGGAGGTCATAGAGCAATTTCTTCCTGCACAATTGAGTGAAGAAGAAGTAGATAAAGAAGTAAAGGCAATTATCCAAGAATCTGGGGCGACTACTATGAAAGATATGGGAAAGGTTATGGGAATGGCTTCTCAAAAATTGGTGGGGAAAGCAGATGGAAAAACCATTTCAAAAATCGTAAAAGATAATTTGTCTTAA
- a CDS encoding RNA polymerase sigma factor has protein sequence MQKQEEQLFNQILEDNKTSIYRICRIYAVSPIEPQDLFQEVIYHIWKSYSTFKGKSNISTWIYKIALNVCNRSKIQFDSLNNKTTRLESIQFKLSETIPDEIEEKKFKALRDCISLLNAVDGSIVILHLDELPYKEIAAITDLTENHIAVKMKRIKKILLECITPKLK, from the coding sequence ATGCAAAAACAAGAAGAACAGCTATTTAATCAGATTCTGGAAGACAATAAGACCAGTATTTACAGAATATGTCGAATATATGCTGTTTCACCAATTGAACCACAAGATCTTTTCCAAGAAGTCATATATCACATTTGGAAGTCATATTCGACATTTAAGGGGAAATCTAATATCAGCACTTGGATTTATAAAATTGCACTAAATGTATGCAATCGCTCCAAAATACAGTTTGATAGCTTGAACAACAAAACCACGCGATTAGAATCCATCCAGTTCAAGCTTTCGGAAACTATTCCAGATGAAATTGAAGAGAAAAAGTTTAAGGCACTACGTGACTGTATTTCCCTTTTGAATGCAGTTGATGGATCCATCGTTATTCTTCATTTAGACGAACTGCCTTATAAAGAAATAGCAGCAATAACGGATCTGACTGAAAATCACATTGCTGTAAAAATGAAAAGAATAAAAAAAATATTATTGGAGTGTATAACCCCTAAATTAAAATAA
- a CDS encoding DMT family transporter yields the protein MREIIYLIIATIFLGLNFHLAKVILKEVNFIEAGFWRFLFGFVTLIILGAKSLPSFKIIQKNLNGISLTGFIGLFGFNLFFFLGLQNTSAINAALIVSLNPALTILFSSKILKTPIKKIQLLGIIIAFFGVTYLILKGNTTNISNIQFNYGDILILIANVFFALHHVWTKKYATRISSLNFTLLTSLCCLIGFLILLPINGMELVTTHTYGFWMAVFGIGCFGTALAYFLWQKGVQIAGADKAGIYMNIVPLSAALFAILFNEHLHAYHLIGGLFIVTGLLISKSSTSKFFK from the coding sequence ATGAGAGAGATAATTTACTTAATTATTGCAACTATTTTTTTAGGACTAAATTTCCATTTAGCAAAAGTAATATTAAAAGAGGTTAATTTTATTGAAGCAGGGTTTTGGCGCTTCTTATTTGGATTTGTGACACTGATCATTTTGGGAGCCAAAAGCCTACCCTCATTTAAAATAATTCAAAAGAATCTAAATGGTATCTCTCTTACAGGGTTTATCGGTCTTTTTGGATTTAATTTATTTTTCTTTCTAGGATTACAAAATACTTCAGCGATAAACGCAGCACTTATTGTCAGTTTAAATCCTGCATTAACAATACTTTTCTCGTCTAAAATATTGAAGACTCCGATCAAAAAAATACAACTACTAGGTATCATCATTGCTTTTTTCGGAGTAACCTATTTAATCTTAAAAGGAAATACGACCAACATAAGTAACATCCAATTTAATTATGGAGATATTCTCATATTAATAGCAAACGTATTTTTTGCATTACATCATGTTTGGACTAAAAAATATGCTACACGTATTTCAAGTTTAAACTTTACACTTTTAACGAGCTTATGCTGCTTAATAGGTTTCTTGATCTTATTACCAATTAACGGAATGGAACTGGTTACAACACACACATACGGTTTTTGGATGGCTGTATTTGGTATTGGATGTTTTGGTACAGCACTAGCATATTTTTTATGGCAAAAAGGAGTTCAAATTGCGGGAGCAGATAAGGCAGGAATTTATATGAATATTGTTCCATTATCGGCAGCATTATTTGCTATTCTTTTTAATGAACACTTACATGCCTATCACCTCATAGGAGGGTTATTTATTGTTACAGGTTTACTTATTAGTAAAAGTAGTACTTCAAAATTCTTCAAATAG
- a CDS encoding Crp/Fnr family transcriptional regulator, protein MYKELEPYIKSHGKIGEKKLQQIIKFFKPIRTTRNERLSNLGQVCKHFYFIRKSFLRSNEINTKGNQVTGCFALENSVMSVNTSFILRKPSRDCLVPLEQSEWLVINHINFCELVNTYPPFANVYHQFLKFVFIHSQMRIYSFLGMEGIDKLKWATEHEPKLLSRISSKAVASYLGMTNSTLSKLREKS, encoded by the coding sequence GTGTATAAAGAATTAGAGCCATACATAAAAAGTCATGGAAAAATCGGAGAGAAAAAATTACAGCAAATAATTAAATTTTTCAAACCAATAAGAACAACTAGAAATGAAAGGTTAAGTAACCTTGGTCAAGTTTGTAAACATTTCTATTTTATCAGAAAAAGTTTTTTAAGGTCAAACGAAATAAATACTAAAGGTAATCAAGTCACGGGCTGTTTTGCATTAGAAAATAGCGTCATGTCCGTAAACACTAGTTTTATCCTTCGAAAACCATCTAGAGATTGTTTAGTTCCTTTAGAGCAATCAGAATGGTTAGTCATCAACCACATTAATTTTTGTGAGTTAGTTAATACTTATCCTCCCTTTGCGAATGTTTACCATCAATTTTTAAAATTTGTTTTTATTCATTCCCAAATGCGGATTTATAGTTTTTTAGGTATGGAAGGAATTGATAAACTCAAATGGGCTACGGAGCATGAACCTAAATTACTATCTCGTATTTCAAGTAAAGCAGTTGCATCATATTTAGGGATGACTAATTCTACGTTGAGTAAGTTGCGAGAAAAATCATAA
- a CDS encoding transposase, whose translation MQIVTFEKLANAFNSQSDSGSSLRRIQRFIASYSLDSDLIALLVFNLLPSRDKLILSSDRTNWKFGQTNITIFMLGVVYKGIAFPLLFPMLDKRRNSSSQERIDLLNRFIRLFGKHVIESVVADREFVGKDWLAFLNRNEIKYYIRIRNNFKVFLPHKNKEIKASHLFNRSKTNEFLYD comes from the coding sequence GTGCAAATAGTTACTTTTGAAAAGCTTGCGAATGCTTTTAACAGCCAATCAGATTCAGGGTCGTCTTTGAGACGTATACAGCGCTTTATAGCAAGCTATAGTTTGGATTCTGATCTCATTGCGCTCCTTGTTTTTAATCTACTTCCCTCTCGAGATAAACTCATTTTAAGTAGTGATAGAACGAACTGGAAGTTTGGACAAACGAACATTACTATTTTCATGCTCGGTGTTGTTTATAAAGGTATCGCCTTTCCGTTATTGTTTCCGATGCTTGATAAAAGAAGGAATTCTAGTAGTCAGGAACGGATTGATTTACTCAATAGATTTATACGTCTTTTTGGTAAGCACGTTATTGAATCTGTTGTTGCAGATAGAGAATTTGTAGGTAAAGACTGGTTAGCATTTTTAAACAGAAATGAGATTAAATATTACATTCGTATCCGCAATAATTTCAAGGTGTTTCTACCGCACAAAAACAAAGAAATTAAAGCATCTCACTTGTTTAATAGATCTAAAACCAATGAGTTTTTGTATGATTAG
- a CDS encoding S9 family peptidase, which yields MYINRISLVILLSLSLTMVNGQTINGDWSGKLNAMGQEIPLVIHFSGNDDNLTATMDSPSQGATDLPVEKVSLEGTQLSLSLMGGQIEYTAEVNGDSMTGNFKQSGMDMPLTLTKGELEKPGDTSLPSSEEEMEALANKETGDYNYSVADYFAKPASSEFQLSPDGTYLSYREKDDNLKNHVYVKNIKTNDVQRVITEAEELIRGYGWANDKRLIYIMDKGGNEDYHLFAVDIDGNNQKELTPYDGVKVEILALLKEDKNHMVISMNKNNAQVFDPYKINIATGELEQLYENTDITNPIMGYEFDKDGNLRGFARLKDGINSEFYYAVEPGDYKLMKTTKWDDTFSIISFDYASENEHDAYMVSNLNSDKTEIYKYDLAKNEVVEKLFSNKNYDVSGASISRNRNWELDYFSYEGEKDEIIPVSQYYKKLHKKLEKEFPGYNFYLSDRTDDESQYLIYVTSDKLYGKYYSYDVTKDEIKLLFDLMPQLKENDMSEMRPISFKSRDGIQLHGYITLPKEAVKGQKVPVIVNPHGGPQGIRDSWGFNPEAQLFASRGYATLHVNFRISGGYGKEFLRSGFKEIGRKAMDDVEDGLQYVVDKGWVDKEKAAIYGGSHGGYAVLRGLTKTPDLYACGVDYVGVSNLFTFMETIPAYWAPYLPILKAVWYDAEVPEEKEIMTEVSPAFHIDKIKKPLFVVQGANDPRVNIDESDQIVKSLRDKGVDVPYMVKYDEGHGFAKEENRMDLYTAMMGFFAEQLK from the coding sequence ATGTACATAAACAGAATTTCTCTAGTTATTCTATTATCTTTGTCTTTAACAATGGTCAATGGACAAACTATAAATGGAGATTGGAGCGGTAAGCTCAACGCCATGGGGCAAGAAATCCCTTTGGTTATTCATTTCTCTGGAAATGATGATAACCTCACAGCAACGATGGATAGTCCATCTCAAGGTGCTACAGATTTACCTGTTGAAAAAGTAAGTCTTGAGGGTACACAACTTTCACTTTCATTAATGGGTGGACAGATTGAATACACCGCAGAAGTAAACGGAGATAGTATGACAGGGAATTTTAAACAAAGTGGAATGGATATGCCTCTAACACTCACCAAAGGTGAATTAGAAAAACCTGGTGATACTTCTTTGCCAAGTTCTGAGGAAGAAATGGAAGCTTTGGCTAATAAAGAAACAGGAGATTATAACTATTCTGTGGCTGATTATTTTGCTAAACCAGCGTCATCAGAATTTCAACTTTCTCCAGATGGAACGTATTTGAGTTACCGTGAGAAAGATGATAATCTTAAAAACCATGTCTATGTCAAAAACATTAAAACCAACGATGTTCAGCGTGTTATTACAGAAGCAGAGGAACTCATACGTGGTTATGGCTGGGCAAATGACAAGCGTTTAATATACATTATGGATAAAGGTGGTAATGAAGATTACCATTTATTTGCAGTCGATATTGATGGAAATAATCAAAAAGAATTAACTCCTTATGATGGTGTAAAAGTTGAAATTTTGGCATTACTAAAAGAGGATAAAAATCACATGGTGATTTCCATGAATAAAAATAATGCTCAAGTTTTTGATCCTTATAAGATCAATATTGCTACAGGCGAATTGGAGCAGTTGTATGAGAATACCGATATAACGAATCCTATAATGGGTTATGAATTTGATAAAGATGGAAATTTACGAGGTTTTGCCCGTCTTAAAGATGGCATAAATTCAGAATTTTATTATGCTGTAGAACCCGGAGATTATAAATTGATGAAAACTACAAAATGGGATGATACTTTTTCTATCATCAGTTTTGATTATGCTTCAGAAAATGAACATGACGCCTATATGGTCTCTAATCTAAATTCGGATAAAACAGAAATTTATAAATACGATTTAGCTAAAAATGAGGTTGTTGAAAAACTATTCTCTAATAAAAATTACGATGTATCAGGTGCATCTATATCTAGAAATAGGAATTGGGAGCTCGATTATTTTAGTTATGAAGGTGAAAAAGACGAAATCATTCCTGTTAGTCAATATTACAAAAAACTACATAAAAAGCTAGAAAAGGAATTTCCGGGTTATAATTTTTACTTGTCTGATAGAACCGATGATGAAAGTCAATATTTAATTTATGTCACTAGTGATAAGTTGTATGGTAAGTACTATTCATACGATGTCACTAAAGATGAAATAAAACTGTTATTTGATTTAATGCCTCAATTGAAAGAGAACGACATGTCAGAAATGCGTCCTATTTCTTTTAAAAGTCGCGATGGAATTCAACTTCATGGGTATATAACTCTTCCCAAAGAAGCTGTAAAAGGACAAAAGGTTCCAGTTATCGTTAATCCGCATGGTGGCCCGCAAGGCATTAGAGATTCATGGGGCTTTAACCCAGAGGCGCAGTTATTTGCCAGTCGTGGTTATGCCACATTGCATGTTAATTTCAGAATAAGCGGAGGTTATGGTAAGGAGTTTTTACGCAGTGGTTTTAAAGAAATTGGCCGTAAAGCTATGGATGATGTGGAAGACGGATTACAATACGTTGTAGACAAAGGCTGGGTAGACAAAGAAAAAGCGGCAATCTACGGAGGCAGTCATGGTGGTTATGCTGTGTTACGCGGACTTACCAAAACACCAGACTTATATGCTTGTGGTGTAGATTATGTAGGCGTTTCTAATCTGTTTACTTTTATGGAAACTATACCTGCTTATTGGGCACCTTATTTGCCTATTCTAAAAGCAGTGTGGTATGATGCAGAAGTTCCAGAAGAAAAAGAAATAATGACTGAAGTATCGCCAGCTTTTCATATCGATAAAATCAAAAAACCCTTATTTGTAGTCCAAGGAGCCAATGATCCTCGTGTAAACATTGATGAGAGTGACCAGATTGTAAAAAGCCTTCGGGATAAAGGTGTTGATGTGCCTTACATGGTAAAATATGATGAAGGCCACGGTTTTGCAAAAGAAGAAAATCGCATGGATTTATATACCGCTATGATGGGATTTTTTGCTGAACAGTTGAAATAA
- a CDS encoding mechanosensitive ion channel family protein: protein MNFITQIRLNLLYAFVALVLGIFAIKFIMRLLKRVLRKSNVELYQFSF from the coding sequence GTGAATTTCATAACCCAAATCAGACTTAACCTTCTTTACGCGTTTGTTGCTTTGGTGCTTGGTATTTTTGCAATTAAATTTATAATGCGTCTTTTGAAACGCGTTCTAAGAAAATCCAATGTTGAGTTATACCAATTTAGTTTTTAA